One window from the genome of Gimesia aquarii encodes:
- a CDS encoding DegT/DnrJ/EryC1/StrS family aminotransferase yields the protein MNSSSQEKPAILGGTPLFPQGPPEWPLPNREVNQILQEAQKSGVWGKYHGPYSEQLQRELAALHQTEEVVLCSSGTVAIELALRGLGIGTGDEVILAAYDFEGNFKNILTVGATPMLVDVNRRNSNLDISLLEQAVSSSTKCILVSHLHGGLVPMQAVKKLAKKWGIPVIEDACQLPGANIEGQIAGSWGDIGVLSFGGSKLLTAGRGGALFTSSPQIAQRVRLYSYRGNEAYPLTELQAGILLPQIKSLQEDNLKRHKNVLHLQQKLEETSGLVSFQNDESTNGTTSCPGYYKLGFQYQPEQFAGMSRAQFCQSMQAEGIALHPGFRALHTIHSQKRFKQFNELPSASACDRNLVLLHHPILLTDEKNMEIIVRATSRIQNHADEIVRSETLQDEHKKSNDYSIE from the coding sequence ATGAACAGTTCATCACAAGAAAAACCTGCTATTTTAGGTGGAACACCATTGTTTCCCCAAGGTCCTCCAGAGTGGCCTCTACCAAATCGCGAGGTCAATCAAATTCTACAAGAGGCACAAAAATCGGGTGTGTGGGGCAAGTATCATGGCCCTTATTCAGAACAATTACAGCGAGAACTTGCCGCACTTCATCAGACTGAAGAAGTGGTTCTTTGCTCGAGTGGCACTGTTGCCATCGAACTTGCACTGCGTGGGCTTGGAATCGGAACAGGTGATGAAGTCATTCTCGCAGCCTATGACTTTGAAGGAAATTTCAAAAATATTTTGACAGTTGGCGCCACGCCGATGCTTGTTGATGTCAATCGCAGGAATAGTAACCTGGATATCAGCCTCCTAGAGCAAGCCGTGAGCAGCTCTACAAAATGCATTCTGGTATCTCACCTTCATGGAGGGCTGGTCCCGATGCAAGCTGTGAAGAAGCTCGCAAAAAAATGGGGAATCCCTGTCATTGAAGATGCCTGCCAATTACCTGGTGCGAACATTGAAGGACAAATTGCCGGAAGCTGGGGAGACATCGGAGTACTTAGCTTTGGTGGTAGTAAATTATTAACGGCAGGCCGTGGGGGTGCACTATTTACGTCTTCACCCCAAATTGCACAACGAGTCAGACTTTACTCATACCGTGGAAACGAAGCTTACCCATTGACAGAATTACAGGCAGGAATATTACTACCACAAATTAAATCGCTTCAGGAAGATAATCTAAAACGACATAAAAATGTGTTACATTTGCAGCAAAAACTGGAAGAAACATCGGGACTGGTCAGCTTTCAAAACGACGAAAGTACAAATGGAACCACTTCCTGCCCTGGCTACTACAAATTGGGTTTCCAATATCAACCGGAGCAGTTCGCAGGTATGTCCAGAGCTCAATTTTGCCAATCGATGCAGGCCGAAGGAATCGCCCTACACCCCGGATTCAGGGCATTACACACGATTCATAGCCAAAAACGATTTAAACAGTTTAATGAGTTACCAAGTGCCTCAGCATGCGATCGCAATCTCGTACTGTTGCATCATCCAATTTTATTAACGGATGAAAAAAATATGGAAATCATCGTAAGAGCAACGTCGAGAATTCAGAACCACGCAGATGAGATTGTTCGAAGCGAAACACTTCAAGATGAACACAAAAAAAGCAACGACTATTCAATTGAATAA
- the csrA gene encoding carbon storage regulator CsrA, translating to MLVLSRKKNEKIVIDENIVITIVEIRGDKVRLGIEAPRDVPIHRSEVYDAIQNEQNQVSTKENGTSEVVQ from the coding sequence ATGTTAGTTTTATCGCGCAAGAAAAATGAGAAAATCGTGATTGATGAGAATATCGTCATTACGATTGTTGAGATACGCGGTGACAAGGTCCGCTTGGGAATTGAAGCCCCTCGCGATGTTCCCATTCATCGTAGCGAAGTCTATGACGCAATTCAGAACGAGCAGAATCAAGTTTCTACCAAAGAGAATGGGACTTCTGAAGTCGTGCAATAA